The Polypterus senegalus isolate Bchr_013 chromosome 1, ASM1683550v1, whole genome shotgun sequence genome includes a window with the following:
- the LOC120517777 gene encoding G-protein coupled receptor 4-like: MNNCHIDFSSQTDLLPGLYGAIFCVALPTNCLALYGLYKLLKAEDSLPVYVINLLLTDILQIVTLPLWIDYYKNGHVWRFHEVTCVVFGVLLHISLLGNVGFLSLISVERYLAFAHPLWYKNIRRLSNTCILCLALWVLFTGISLLVWYFTTGNSKQHLCFESYPATNTFSIMCLSMSVFWFPLPLALLIFIYIRIEKILRSSQSVPDENKKKIKHLLITIVLIFILVYGPFCTTAFIRYVGLLIVSDKCQHESKMFYAYRCTFALLSVTSLLDPVFYILISKDIRKELQELCPFIFRRLWPVDSSSV, from the coding sequence ATGAACAACTGTCACATCGACTTCAGCTCACAAACAGATCTTCTCCCTGGTCTCTATGGTGCCATCTTCTGTGTGGCATTGCCCACAAACTGTCTGGCACTTTATGGCCTATACAAACTGCTTAAAGCAGAGGATTCTCTTCCGGTGTATGTGATCAACCTTCTTTTAACAGATATCCTTCAGATAGTCACGCTGCCTCTGTGGATTGACTATTACAAAAATGGTCATGTGTGGCGTTTTCATGAAGTGACTTGTGTCGTTTTTGGTGTGCTGCTGCACATAAGTCTCTTAGGCAACGTTGGATTTCTAAGCCTGATTTCTGTGGAACGTTATTTAGCTTTTGCTCATCCTTTATGGTATAAGAATATCCGGAGGCTGTCTAACACCTGTATTCTATGCTTGGCATTGTGGGTTCTGTTCACAGGAATCAGTCTTCTTGTCTGGTATTTTACAACAGGAAATTCCAAACAACACCTCTGCTTTGAAAGTTATCCAGCAACAAATACGTTCTCCATTATGTGTCTAAGTATGTCCGTTTTCTGGTTCCCATTGCCTCTTGCACTCCTCATCTTTATTTACATTCGCATTGAGAAGATCTTAAGAAGTTCACAGTCAGTTCCAgatgaaaacaagaagaaaataaaacacctTCTCATCACGATAGTGctaatatttattttggtttatgggCCCTTTTGTACCACAGCTTTCATCAGATATGTTGGATTATTAATCGTATCTGACAAATGTCAACATGAGTCAAAAATGTTTTATGCTTATAGATGTACATTTGCATTGCTTAGTGTAACAAGTCTCTTGGATCCAGTCTTCTACATATTAATCTCCAAAGATATTCGTAAAGAGCTGCAGGAACTTTGCCCATTCATCTTTAGACGACTGTGGCCAGTGGATAGCAGTTCAGTTTGA
- the LOC120524194 gene encoding G-protein coupled receptor 4-like encodes MNNCHIDFSSQRDLLPGLYGAIFCVALPTTCLALYGLYKLLKAEDSLPVYVINLLLTDILQIVTLPLWIDYYKNGHVWRFHEVTCDIFGVLLHISLFGNVGFLSLIAVERYIAFAHPLWYKNFRRLSNACILCLVLWVLFTGISLLVWYFIRGNSKDHLCFESYPASNTFSIMCLSMSVFWFPLPLALLIFIYIRIEKILRSSKSVPDENKVKIKHLLITMVLIFILVYGPFCTTAFIRYVGLLIVSDKCQHESKMFYAYRCTFALLSVTSLLDPVFYILISKDIRKELQELCPFIFRRLWPVNSSSV; translated from the coding sequence ATGAACAACTGTCACATCGACTTCAGCTCACAAAGAGATCTTCTCCCTGGTCTCTATGGTGCCATCTTCTGCGTGGCACTGCCCACAACCTGTCTGGCACTTTATGGCCTATACAAACTGCTTAAAGCAGAGGATTCTCTTCCAGTATATGTGATCAACCTTCTTTTAACAGATATCCTTCAGATAGTCACGCTGCCTCTGTGGATTGACTATTATAAAAATGGACATGTGTGGCGTTTTCATGAAGTGACTTGTGACATTTTTGGTGTGCTGCTGCACATAAGTCTCTTTGGCAACGTTGGATTTCTAAGCCTGATTGCTGTGGAACGTTATATAGCCTTTGCTCATCCTTTATGGTATAAGAATTTCCGGAGGCTGTCTAACGCCTGTATTCTATGCTTGGTATTGTGGGTTCTGTTCACAGGAATCAGCCTTCTTGTCTGGTATTTCATAAGAGGAAACTCAAAAGATCACCTCTGCTTTGAGAGTTATCCAGCATCAAATACGTTCTCCATTATGTGTCTGAGTATGTCTGTTTTCTGGTTCCCATTGCCTCTTGCACTCCTCATCTTTATTTACATTCGCATTGAGAAGATCTTAAGAAGTTCAAAATCAGTTCCAGATGAAAACAAGGTGAAAATAAAACACCTTCTCATCACTATGGTGctaatatttattttggtttatgggCCCTTTTGTACCACAGCTTTCATCAGATATGTTGGATTATTAATCGTATCTGACAAATGTCAACATGAGTCAAAAATGTTTTATGCTTATAGATGTACATTTGCATTGCTCAGTGTTACAAGTCTCTTGGATCCAGTCTTCTACATATTAATCTCCAAAGATATTCGTAAAGAGCTGCAGGAACTTTGCCCATTCATCTTTAGACGACTGTGGCCAGTGAATAGCAGTTCAGTTTGA